The genomic stretch CCTGCGCATCCTGAGACAGCTCGAGTCCGGCCTGCTGCCGGGCGGCCAGCTCTTCAACCCGCTGATCGCCGACCCGCGCTGGCCGCACTTCGCGGCCTCCCAGCAATACTACCTGAACGATCCTCAACTGAAGAACGTTGGGGCCGTGAGCTTCGGGGAAACCTTCACCGTCTACCGCGATCACATCGGCTCCGGCTGGTGGGAAATCGGTGTTCAGGCCGGCGTCTTTTCCATCTTCGACCTCGACGCGCCCTCGAAGGACCTGATCAACACGGACTTCCTGGTGGCCGCGGTCGCTGGCTACCGCTACCAGGACCTGTCGGCGCTCTTCCGCGTGTTCCACCAGTCGAGTCACCTCGGCGACGAGTTCCTGCTGCGCAGCCGCGTGCCCAACCGGGTCAATCTCAGCTACGAGGCGGTCGATCTGCGGCTCTCGTACGACTTCGGCGAAGTCCTCCGCGTGTACGGCGGCGGGGGCTATCTCTTCGACCAGGACCCGTCGAACCTCCGGCCCGGGTTCACGCAGGCCGGCGCCGAGCTCCGCAGTCCGTGGCCCGATCCGGCCGCCGGGTGGCGCCCGGTCGCCGCAGTCGATATCCAGAACCGCGAGCAGAACGATTGGCACGCCGACTTCTCGCTGCGCGCCGGTGTGCAGTTCGAAGGCCTCCTGGTGACGAGGAACTTCCGGCTCCTCCTGGAGTACTTCCGCGGCCACTCGCCCAACGGCCAGTTCTACCGGCACAAGATCGACTACATCGGCCTGGGCGCCCACGTCCACTTCTGACGAGCCGATCGGTATGACGCCCGAGCGCAGGGACGTCGGGGCCAGCGGCGCCGCTTACGAGCCCTACGTGGGCCGCTGGAGCTGGCTGGTGGCCCGGGAGTTCGTCGGCCGGCTGGAGACGCCGCGGGAGCAGTGCTGGCTCGACATCGGCTGCGGCACCGGCGCGCTGGCCGCGCTGTTCCGGGGCGTCGGGCCGACGCCACCATCCCCCTGATCGCCCGCGCGTGGGCGGTCAAGGGCGTCGCACCCTAGCCAGCGACTCCAGCACCGTCACCACCACCGAGAGGTCTTCGCCCGCGTGACCCTCCGCCTGCGCGGCGGCGTAGAGGCGCTCGGCCAGGTCGGTGAGCGGAAGCGGGGCGCCCACGCTCGCCGCCGCCGCCTGGATCAGGTGCAGGTCCTTCATGAAGAGATCGAGCTTCATCTGGGGCGGAAACTCGCCGCGCACGATCAGCGGACCGCGCACCTCGAGCATGCGCGAGGTCGCCGCGCTCGCGGCCAGGACTTCGAGGACCATGCCGGGATCGAGCCCGCCGGCGCGCGCCATGGCCAGCGCCTCGGCGGCCGCCGCGCTGTGCAGGCCGATGAGCAGGTTGGCCACCAGCTTGACGAACATCGCCCGCCCCGCCGCCCCCACCCAGAAGGCCCGCGGCAGCACGGCCTCCAGCACCGGTCGCCACTGCTCGAAGAGGGCGCGGTCGCCGCCGACGATGACGATGCCGTCGCCCTGCGCGACCTGGGCGCTGGTGCCGCTGATCGGGCAGTCGAGGAACCCGAGCCCGCGCGCGGCCACCGCGTGGGCCAGGCGCTCGGTCAGCGCGGGTGAGATCGTGCTCATCTGGATGACGACCTGCGCGGGGCGCGCCCCGGCCAGCACGCCGTCGGGGCCGAGGATCGCCTCCTCCACCGTGGCCAGCGACGGCAGGACGGTGCACACGGCCTGGGAGGCCTTGGCCACCGCGGCCGCGGAGGCGGCAGGCTGGCCGCCCAGCGCGCCGAGCGCCTGCATCCGGTCGGGCAGCACGTCGTAGCCAACGATTTGATGGCCGGCGGCGTGGAGGCGCGAGGCCACGGCGTGGCCGAGAAGCCCGAGGCCGACGATCCCGACCGTCGTCATGCGATCAGCAGTGCTTGCACGGCGGGTAGTCCCGCGAGTAGACCGGGTTCTTGAGGAACTCGTCCGGCTTGTAAATCCAGAACTGCGAGACGTTGGGGAAGGTGTGGAAGACGGTATTCTGCAGGCGGCCCCCCACCTTCTCCACCTTGCGGACGTAGACGTTCTGGACCGGGTTGCCGTAGTCGTCGAAGCGGATGGGCCCGCGCGGCGCGTCCGAGAGGTCGGCCCGCCGGAGCGCGCCCAGGAACCTCTCGACGTTCTCGATGTCGCCGCCGGTCGCCTCCAGGGCCGCCCGGAGGGCGGCGCCGGCCACGTACGTGCCCTCCGAGTAGTACGAGGGGACCTGCTTGAACTTGGCCTCGTAGGCGGCGGCGAACTTCTTGTTGGCGGGGGTCGGGAGCGCGGCCGAGTAGTGGAGCGCGGTGACGACCCCCAGCACCTCGTCGCCCATGGTGCGGAGCACGTGCTCGTCGGTGAAGGTGCCGCCGCCGATGAGGGGCAGCCGGGCCTTCAGGCCGGCCTCGTCGAACTGCTTGGAGAAGCGCAGGGCGTCGGCGCCCGAGAAGACGCAGTAGATGGCGTCCACGTCGCGCCGCAGCTGGGCCAGGTAGGGCGCGAAGTCCGGCGTGTTGAGCGGCGGCCAGAGCTTCTGGACGACCTGTCCGCCGGCCTCCTCGAAGCTGCGCTGGAAGCCGGCAGCCACCTCCCAGCCGAAGGCGAAGTCATAGCCGATCATGGCGATCTTGCGGTACTTGAGGTTGTCGTACACCCACTTGCCGAACGGGTGCGAGGGCTGGGAGCTGCTCCAGCCCGTGCGGACGATGTAGGGGCTGCGCTTGCGCTGGGTGATGTCCTCCGACGAGACGATGGGGTAGATCGTCGGGACCTTCTTGCCGTCGACGTAGGGCGCGATGGCGTAGCCCACGGCGGCGCTGAGCGGGCCCATGATAAGGTGCACGCCCTGCCCCTCGACGAGCCCGCGCAACTTGGTGAGCCCGGTGGCCGGCTTGCCCTCGTCGTCCTCGATGATGAGCTTGACCTCCCGCCCGGCCAACCGGTACTTCTGCTCCTCGAAGAACAGCTCCAGGCCGTTGATCATGTCCTTGCCGTTGGCCGAGAGCGGCCCGCTGGTGGGCACCAGCAGCGCGACCTTGACCGGCCCCCGCTGCGCCCACGTCGGGCGCTCGCCGACGAGCAGCAGCGCGAGAGCGGCCAGGGTGACGACGACCATCCCGAGTCTTCGCATCGTGGTCTCCTCGTCTGACCGGGATCAGGCGCCGAGCGCCTGAAGAATCTCCGTGTTCGACAGCGGCCAGCCGATCGCCGCCGCCATCAGCGTGAGCGCGAAGCGATGCATCTCCTCGCCGTCCATGGAGTCCACCGCTTCGGCGGCGATGACGACGCGGAAATCGCGGTTCGTCGCCTCGAAGCCCGCGCAGAGCACGCACGTGGTGGTGTTGATGCCGGCCAGGATCAGCGCCTCCACCCCCAGCCGGCGGCGCAGGACGAACTCGAGGTCGGTCGCCTGGAAGGAGTTGTAGCGCTTCTTGCCTCGCACGATGAGGTCGCGCGGGTCGCGCAGCTCGGGGATGACCTCCACCCCGGCGCCGCCGGCCAGGTTGTGCTTGAGGATGCCGCGGCGGGCCTTCGTCGGATCGTCGTGCGCGACCTTCCAGAAGGGGTTGGCGGCGATCTCGCCGGGGTCACGATATTCGGTGACGACGTGGACGACGGGGACGCCGAGCCGGCGCAGGTCGGCGAAGAGCGCGGCCGCCCGCTTGATGAGCGGGCCGCAGCGCTCGGCCGGCAGCGGCAGCGTGGCCACGGAGGGGTCGAGGTGCCCGCGGTGCATGTCGATCGCCACCACCGCCGTGGTCTTGGGGTCGAGCCGGATCGGGGGGCTCACCATGACGCCGCGGTCGCCCGATCCACGATGCGCTGCGCGGCGGCCTGACGCACCCTGGCCACGCACTCCGGCGCCGGTCGCTCGGGAAGCGCGAGGCCCGAGACTTTCGGAAATCCCAGCGCGCTCATGGGGACCAGCGAGCCGCCGCGAAGGGCCCGCGGCGCGTGATCTCGTTCCGCGTCACCGCCGCCTCGGCCGTCGCGGTGGGCAGCGCCACCACGGCCAGGAACAGAACCCACCGCTTCATCGCTGGCCTCCCACCACGCGCGTCCGGTGACCGGCGCGCGCTCGCCAGGAAACGCACCGCAAGGTTAGGAGTGGAGCGATCGTAGTCTGCCCGCCGGGACCGGTCAAGTTTGAACCGATGTGCTAGCCTAAGAGCCCGTTCAGGGAGGACGCGCCCATGGTCACCAGCTCCACTTGATGGCGAGCCTCATCGGCGCCGAAGTCCGGCGGCGCGAGGACCCCGCCCTCGTCCAGGGGGCGGGGCGCTTCGTGGACGACCTGGTGCTGTCGCGCCTGGCCTTCATGAGCGTGCTGCGCTCGCCCCACGCCCACGCGCGCGTCCTCCGCATCGACACCACGCGGGCGGCGGCGCTGCCCGGCGTGCTCCGCGTGATCACCGCGCGCGACGTGGAGGGCACGGTCGATCCCGAGCCGGCCGTCGGGATCCCGCCGGCGGCGCACCGCCCACCCCGGCCGCTCCTGGCACGCGAGGTCGTCCGCTACGTCGGTGAGCCCGTGGCCGCCGTCGTCGCCGAAGATCGCTACGCCGCCGCCGACGCCTGCGCGGGCGTCGAGGTCGAGTACGATCCGCTGCCGGCGGTGAGCGATCCCGAAGCGGCGCTCGCCCCCGGGGCGCCGCGCGTGCACGCGCAGTTCCCGGACAACGTGGCCCTCGCCTGGTCCTGGAGCGAGGGCGACGTGGACGGCGCCTTCGCCCGCGCCCGGACGGTCGTCCGCCTCCGCCTGCGCAACCAGCGCGTGGCCGGCATGGCCCTGGAGCCGCGCGGCTGCCTGGCCGAGTTCCGCGGCGGTGCGCTCACGGTGTGGGCGGGCACCCAGACGCCCCATCGTCTCCGCTGGGGCCTCGCGCAGATGCTGAGGCTGCCCGAGTCCGCGGTGCGCGTGATCGCGCCCGACGTGGGCGGCGGGTTCGGATGCAAGATCGGTTTCTACGCCGACGAGGCGCTCTGCGCGTGGGCCGCCCGGCGCCTGGGACGGCCGGTCAAGCTCGTCCTCACCCGCCGCGAAGATTTCTTGACGACCACCCAGGGGCGCGGCCAGCTCAACGACGTGGAAGCGGCGGTGGCCGAGGACGGCACCGTCCTGGCGCTCCGCTGCCGGACGATCGCCGATCTCGGCGCCTATCTGGAATCGCTGACGCCGTATCCGGGCATGCTGACCGGACGGCTCCTTACCGGTCCCTACCGCATCCCGGCAGCGCGCTACGAGCTGACCAGCGTGTTCACCAACGCGATGGCCACCGCGCCCTACCGCGGCGCCGGGCGCCCGGAGGCGACGTACCTGCTCGAGCGAACGATGGACGAGATCGCGCGCACGATCGGGCTCGACCCGGCGGAGGTCCGACGCCGCAACCTGATCCGCTCCGAGGAGTTCCCGTATCGCGCGCCGTCGGGGCTCCTCTACGACTCCGGCCAGTACGAAGCGGCACTCGACCGGGCGCTGGCGATGGTCGACTACAAGCGCTTCCGCGACCTCCAGCACCGCGGGCGCGAGGAAGGGCGGTATCTCGGCATCGGCTTTTCCACCTTCATGGAGACGGCGGGCGTCGGCCCGTCCAAGATCACGCCCATCTTCGGCTGGGAGAGCGCCACCGTGCGCGTGGAGATGTCGGGCAAGGTCACCGTGCTCACGGGCACGAGCCCGCACGGCCAGGGGCTCGAAACGGCCTTCGCTCAGATCGCCGCCGATCGCCTCGGCCTTCCGATGGATGATGTGGCCGTACTCCACGGCGACACCGCCGTCGTGGCCGCGGGCGTGGGGACGTTCGGCAGCCGCTCCATCGCCGTCGGCGGTCCCGCCGTCGCCGCGTCGATCGACAAGGTGCTCGACAAGGCGCGGCCGATCGCGGCGGCGCTGCTCGAGGCCGCCGCCGACGATATCGTCTTCGACGGCGGTCGGTTTTCGGTGCGCGGCGTGCCGGATCGGGCCCTGACGCTGGCCGACGTCGCCGCGGCCGCCTGGGCAGCCAAGACGCTCCCCGCCGGCCTGGAGCCCGGGCTCGAGGCCACGACCGTGTGGGATCCGCCGAACTTCACCTTCCCGTCGGGCACTCACGTGGCCGTGGTGGAGGTCGATCCCGAGTCGGGCGGGGTCCGCCTGCTTCGCGTCGTGGCCGTGGACGACTGCGGGCGCGTCATCAACCCGCTCCTCGTCGAGGGACAGATCCAGGGAGGGCTCGCCCAGGGCCTCGGCCAGGCCCTCTGGGAGCAGGTGGCCTACGACGAGACCGGGCAGTGTCTCACGGCGTCGCTCATGGACTATGCGGTCCCGAAGGCCGACGCGCTGCCGCCCTACGAGCTCGACCGGATCGAGACGCCCTCGCCGGTCAACCCGCTGGGCGCCAAGGGCTGCGGCGAGGCGGGCACGATCGGCTCCACGCCCGCCGCCGTCAACGCGGTCATCGACGCGCTGGCCCCCTTCGGTGTCACGCATCTCGACATGCCGCTCACCGCCGCGCGCGTGTGGTCGGCGATCCAACAGGCCCAACACTCAAGGAGATGAGCATGATCTTCCGCGTCTTCGCGCTCCTGGTCCTCTTCGTCCTCGCCGGGGCTCCCGCCTCCGCGCAGGAGCCCATCCGGATCGGCTTCGTCACGATCCTGACCGGGCCGCTGGCGGCGCCCGGCAAGGACATGGAGAACGGGATCGAGCTGTTCCTGCAGCAGCAAAAGACGACGTTGTCCGGCCGGCGCGTCGAGCTGACCGTGGTGGACAGCGGCGGCCAGCCCGCCGGCACGCTGGCCCGGGCCCGCGAGCTGGTCGAGCAGCGCAAGGTCCACGTCATCATCGGTCCGCTGGCGGCCTTCGAGGCCTACGCGATCGCGCCGTACGTGAACGCCCAGCGCATCCCGACCATCTCGCCCAGCGCTGCCGCCGACGACCTCACCCAGCGCAAGGCGACCCAGTTCTTCGTGCGCGCGACCTCGGACTCCAGCCAGCCCACCATGCCCTTCGGCACCTACGCCGCCAAGACGCTGGCGTACCGGAAAATCGCGACCATCGCCGACGACTTCGCTTTCGGCCACGAGGTGGTCGCGGGCTTCCACAAGGCCTTCGAGGACGCCGGGGGCCAGATCGTGCAGAAGCTCTGGCCGCCGCTGGGCGCCGCCGACCAGGGGCCGTACATCGGCCAGCTCCGGCGCGACATCGACGCGGTCTTCATCGGCTTCGCCGGCGTCGCCGCCCTCCGCTTCCTCAAGCAGTACGAGGAGGCCGGGCTGAAGGGCAAGATCCCGGTGCTGGCGAACCAGACCGCCGTGGACGAGGCCCTATTGAAGAACATGGGCGACGAGGCGCTGGGCGTCGTCTCGACCATGCACTACAGCGCCGCCCTCGACACGCCGGCCAACCGGGCCTTCGCCGGCGCCTACCGCAAGGCCTTCGGCGCCGATCCCGGCTACTACTCGGTCGGCGCCTACACGGCCGGGCTCTTCCTCAAGCAGGCCCTCGAGAAGGTCGGCGGCAAGGTCGAGGACACCGACGCCTTCCTCAAGGCCCTGCGGGGGGTCGCGATCGCGGAAGCCCCGGGCGGGCCGATCCGCCTGGACAAGTACGGCCAGCCGATCCACAACATCTACATCCGTCGCGTCGAGCGCAAGGAGGGGCGCCTGCAGAACAGCGTGATCCACACCATCGAGAACGTCAGCCAGTTCTGGACCTATCCCGAAGACGAGTTCCTCAAGCAGCCGCCCTACTCGCGCGCCTGGCCGCCGTGCAAGCACTGCTAGTGCCGTTCCAACTTGTTGATACTAAATCTGTCCACGAACGACGTACACGGTGCCTTCCTAGGCGCGAATAGTTGGAACGGCACTAGGGTTCCGTCTAGGAAGTCATGTAAAGAGGCCGCCAGCACGCGGTGCCGAGGCCGACGGGCACGTGCGGCAGGGGTCGGCGGGACCCGTCCCCGCCCGCTGGCCACGGACCCCGCGTGCCCAGGTGGAGCCCAGCCGCCATGGGGCAGCGGTCGCGTGCCGCGTGGTCCCGCGATCCCTGCCGCACGTGCCCGTCGGCCCCGCTGGCAGCGGCGCGAGCGCGGCGATCGTTAACATGACTTCCCAGACGGAGCACTAGTGCGCCTCCCACCGGATTTTCTCGAATGAGCCAGGATCTCCGGAGCTTCATCGCCGAGTACGAGCGAGCCGACCCCGAGGAGGTCGTCCGCATCGCCGAGCCCGTGGGGATCGAGCACGACGTGATGGCGCTCGTGCTCGAGTACGAGCGCCGCCGGCGGTACCCGGTCCTCCTCTTCGAGCACGTCAAGGGCTACGACATCCCGATCGTCGCCAACGTGGTAGCCAGCCGCCGCGCGCTGGCCTTCGCGCTCGGCGTCCCCGCGAACAGGCTGGCCGCCGAGTACGCCCGGCGCATCAAGGAGCGGATCAAGCCGGTCGTCGTGCCGGACCCGCCGTTCCGGCACCGCCGGCTGAGCGGTGACGCCGTCGATCTGGGGGCGCTTCCGATTCCCGTCTACTTCCCCGGCGACGCGGGTCGCTATCTCACCGCGGGGATGGTGGTGGCACGCGACCCCGACACCGGAGTCGAGACGGAGGGCTACCACCGCTTCCAGGTCAAGGGGCGCAACCGGATGGGCGTGAGCCTGCACTCGCGGCGCCGCATGTTCGAGTACCAGCGGCGCGCCGAGGCCAAGAACCAGCCGCTGCCCTGCGCGATCGTCCTCGGGCTCCACCCGCTGGTCTCGATGGGCTCACTGGCCTATCCGCCGCCGGACGTCGGGAAGTTCGAGGTGGTGGGCGGTCTCCTGGGCGAGCCTCTGGAAATCGCGCCGTGCGCGACGATCGATCTCCACGTCCCGGCCACGGCGGAGATCGTGATCGAGGGCGAGATCCTGCCGCACGCGCGCGAGCCGGAAGGCCCGTTCGGCGAGTTCACCGGCTACTTCTCGCGGCGCAGCACCGAACACGTGTTCGTCGCCCGGGCCATCGCCATGCGCGAGCATCCGTGGTTCCAGTCGATCGGCTCGGGCCGCGCCGGCGACCACATCACGACCCTCGGCCTCATCCGGGAGGCCGAGATCACCAACGCCCTCACCCGCGTGATCCCCAACGTGACCGGGGTCCACGTGCCGCTCTCCGGCACCTCCTCCTTCATCGCCTATGTGTCCATCAAGCAGAGCCGGCCCGGCGAGGCCAAGCACGTGATCCCCATCGTGCTGGGCGTGGACCATTATTTGAAGCTGGTGATCGTCGTCGACGACGACATCGATGTGTTCGATGAATCGGACGTGCTGTGGGCGGTCGCGACACGGATGCAGGCCGACCGCGATTTACTCATCATCTCCGGCAGCCTCGGCGCCCTGCTCGACCCCAGCGCCGACGACCGCGGCATCACCGCCAAGCTCGGCATCGACGCCACCCGCCCCTTCGGTCAGCCGTTCGGCGAGAAGCTCGTCATGGCGCCCGACCGCATGGCCTGGGCCCGCGCTCTGGTGGACAAACTCAGCTCGTCAGGGGGACGCCCGTCATGAAGCACTACATCGATCTCTCGGTCACCGTGAACGACAGCACGATGAGCCCGCCGTCCACCAACATGCGGCTCGAGATCACGCCGCACCGGCGGGGACCGGGGTTCTGGCAGGTCTCCACCGTGCGCCAGAGCCTGCACACCGGCGCCCACATCGACTCCCCGCTGCACGTATATAAGGATGGGATCACCACCGCGGACATCGGGCTGGACCAGGTGATCGGGGAGGCGCTGGTCGTGGACCTCTCCTTCGTGGGCCCCAACCACGCGGTCACCATCGACGATCTCCGGCGGGGCGGCGCCGACGAGGTGAAGCGGGGCGACATCGTGCTGCTGCGCACCGACTGGACCGACAAGATGTACGGCAAGTGGCCCGACTACTTCACCCAGTCGCCCTACTTCCCGCCCGAGTCGGCGGAGTGGCTGGTGGCCAAGGGCCCCAAGAACATCGGCTTCGACTTCTTCGAGGAGTACTGCGCCCGCCTGCCCGACTTCAGCTCCGAGGACTTCCCCATGCACCGGGTCATCCTGGGCGCGGGCGTGGTGATCATGGAGGGCTTGACCAACCTCGGCGCGCTGCCCCGTCGCCGGGTGGACTTCTTCGCGCCCTTCTACAAGATCGCGGGCACCGAGGGGGCGCCGGCGAGGTTCTTCGCCACCGTCTAGGCGCCGGGCTCCCCCAGGCGCTCGAAGATCTCGTCGGCCTTGACCAGCGCCCCGATCAGCTCGGCTCTCGTCACGCCGCGCTCCATCGCGTCGTGCAGCAGGGTCCGCAGCTTCTCACCGGCCGCCAGCGCCGCATCACGATCACCGTCCTCCGCCAGTTGCTGGATGAGCGGGCCCCGCGCCTCGACGAGCCCCTCCAGGGCGTGCACCACCGGCCGCCGCGTCTCCTCCAGGCGTGCCGCGCCGACGCTCGAGAAGCCGAGCCCGTGTAGCAGCGGCTCCAGCGCCTCCTCGTACAGACCCGCCTCCAGCCGGCCGATCCCCACCTTGGTGTAGCCCCACCAGAGTCGCCGCTCCAGCTCCTGCCGGCGCTTTTCGGGTATCCCGTCATCGGTGATCGTCGACAGCAGCTCCTCGGCGCGATCGAGCGTGGCCAGCGCCTCCACCTCCCGGCCCTCCTGCATCCGGCGGATCGCCTCGGCGGTGAGCTGGCCCACCTCGCCGCTGTGGGTGGCCGAGAGCAGCTCGCTGAACGTCTGCTGGAGATCCGCCGGGCAGTCGACGTCGGTGAGCGCTTCGGTCAGCAGCCGCCGGGCCGCGTGATACTCCTGGCGCTGGATCAGCTCGGCGGTCACCTGGTCGTAGGTCGGCCAGAGCGCGGCCCGCGCGGCCGCCGCCGCCTCGTGCAGCGCGTCGTCGCCGGGCGCCGCCGCCACCCCGCGATCGAACCACGTGATGGCCGCGTAGAGCGTGCTCACGCGCTCCTCGGCGTCGGTGGCGCCCGGACTCTGCGCCTGCGCCAGCAGCTGCTGGCCGACGTGCAGCGCCAGCGAGGCGAGATGCCGCTCCCATGCTCCCCGGTGCGCGCGGGGAGCCACGGCGATCGCCTCCTGGAACGCCATGCGCGCCCCGTTATGGTCTCCGAGCGCCCGCCGCGCGAGCCCCATGACACCCCAGAGCTTGGCGAGGTCCGGAGACCCCATGTCCAGCGCGCCGCTGGCCACCGCTTCGAGTGCGAGGGCGCCCTGGGTCACGACCTCGCGAAATTGCTCGGCCTCGTAGAGGGCATAACAGCTCTCGACCGGCGAACGGCGGTCGGGCACCGACGGCGGAGGCTCCGGCTCGGGCGCGGCAGGCTCCACCGCGGCCAGGACCTCGGGTTCCGGCTCGGGCGTGATCGCCGCGTCGAGCCAGGCCTCAGGCTCGGAGGATAGCGCCGCGTCGGCGGCTGCCACGGCGGCTTCGAGATCGAGGGCGGGTTCAACGTCGGGTTCAGGCTCCAGGGCGCGCTCGAGCGCGACGGCCGGCTCGGGCTCGGCAGCGGGTTCGGGCCCGACGGCAGGCTCGAGCTCGATGGTGGGCTCGGGCTCGACGGCGCGGGCGGGCGCGATCGGCGATTCCCTGACAGTAGTGGTAGGCTCAGCGGGCCGCCGCTCCACTGGTGGAGGAGGCGCGGGAAGAGCGCTCGCGCGGGGCTTGACGGCTTCGGCCTGAGAGATCAGGAGCTGCTCGATCGGCGGTCCGGCGTCCTCGACGGCCGGCCTCACCGGCGCCCTGACGGGCTCCGCGAGGGCCCGCGCCGCGCGCTTCGCGGCGGGCGTGCGAGGCACGTAGCCGCGGCGTCGAAGTTCGGGGCTCCGGGCCTCGCGCCGCCGCAGACGGCGCGGCCGCGTAGGCGCGATCAGCTCCAGCACGCCGAGGATGAGGAGCACGCAGGCCCCGGCCGCGGCGAAGAGGATGAGCGCTTCTTCACTCAGCATGTCAGCTCGACAGGACGGCGCTCGGCGATCGATCGGTAGGCGGCGAGCACCACGGCGAGGTCGTCACGTCCGGCCGCGCCGTCCATCTCGTCGGCTTTGCCCCGGTCCATCGCGTCACGAAATGCGGACAACATCGCCCGGTACCCGCGCATATCGCGGCGGCAAAGCCACAGCCGGAAGCCCCCGCCTCCGCGCACCGCGACCCAGCGCCCTCGATTGTCCACGAAGCAGGTCGCCCGTGCTCCCGTCACTGTGGTCCATTGAAACTTCGGCAGGCCCGGGGCGGCAAGAGAATTGGAGAGGAAGCCGACGGCCCCGCCGGGCATCTCGGCGAGCAGGCTGACCGCGTCCTCGCCGGGCAGGGCCAGGACGGTCTGGGGCGGGCGGAGTGCGAAGACCCGCCGGACCCTGCCGCCCCACCACCGCAAGTTGTGGACGTAGTGGATGCCCCCGTCGATCAGCGCGCCGCCGCCCGCGGTCTCCGCGTCCAGCCGCCAGCCCTGCCGTCCGTGGAACCCGCGGGCGACGAGATGGATCTCGCGCAGGTCGCCCAGGCGTCCGGCCTCCAGCAGCGCCTTCACGCGACGGAACGCGGGCATGAAGTGGAACTGCTCGGCGACCATCAGCACGCGCCCGGCCTCGGCGGCGGCGGCGATCATCTGGTCGGCCTCGTCGAACGTCCGGGCGATCGGCTTCTCGACGAGGACGTGCCGGCCGCACCTGAGCGCCAGCAGCGCATCGGGCAGATGGCGGTCGTGAGGCGTGCAGATGACGGCGCCCCGCCCGCGGGGGTCGCGCAGCGCCTCCTCGTACGAGCCGTAGGCCGCCAGGCCTCCAAACCGCCTGGCGTAGGCCCGCGCGCGGCCGGGGTCGCGGCTGGCGAAGATCAGCGGCAGGCCCAGGCGTCGTGCCGCCGCCGCGTGACGCAGCGCGATCCAGCCGCATCCAACAAGGATGAGGGCGTTCATGATTTCTCGAATGCTATCATTGGAATAGTTACAAGGAGGACCTATGCGACGCGTCGCGGTGATCGGAGTCGGAGTGACGAAGTTCGGCAAGCACGACCGGACGTCTGCCGAGCTGTTCGCCGAAGCCGCGCGGGACGCGCTGGCCGACGCCGAGCTGCCGCCGAGCGCGGTGC from Candidatus Methylomirabilota bacterium encodes the following:
- a CDS encoding DUF1207 domain-containing protein, which translates into the protein MTFWKIGIVVLVLAVGAAAVPWPGDAAPGDDAYIEGYAAALLEREFKLTTPSLRVQHGVITVSAADLVGVDRARVVAALERIRGVARVEVVEPGARPSVGASPTAPEPARPAEPRPLRILRQLESGLLPGGQLFNPLIADPRWPHFAASQQYYLNDPQLKNVGAVSFGETFTVYRDHIGSGWWEIGVQAGVFSIFDLDAPSKDLINTDFLVAAVAGYRYQDLSALFRVFHQSSHLGDEFLLRSRVPNRVNLSYEAVDLRLSYDFGEVLRVYGGGGYLFDQDPSNLRPGFTQAGAELRSPWPDPAAGWRPVAAVDIQNREQNDWHADFSLRAGVQFEGLLVTRNFRLLLEYFRGHSPNGQFYRHKIDYIGLGAHVHF
- a CDS encoding NAD(P)-dependent oxidoreductase, which encodes MTTVGIVGLGLLGHAVASRLHAAGHQIVGYDVLPDRMQALGALGGQPAASAAAVAKASQAVCTVLPSLATVEEAILGPDGVLAGARPAQVVIQMSTISPALTERLAHAVAARGLGFLDCPISGTSAQVAQGDGIVIVGGDRALFEQWRPVLEAVLPRAFWVGAAGRAMFVKLVANLLIGLHSAAAAEALAMARAGGLDPGMVLEVLAASAATSRMLEVRGPLIVRGEFPPQMKLDLFMKDLHLIQAAAASVGAPLPLTDLAERLYAAAQAEGHAGEDLSVVVTVLESLARVRRP
- a CDS encoding xanthine dehydrogenase family protein molybdopterin-binding subunit, which gives rise to MASLIGAEVRRREDPALVQGAGRFVDDLVLSRLAFMSVLRSPHAHARVLRIDTTRAAALPGVLRVITARDVEGTVDPEPAVGIPPAAHRPPRPLLAREVVRYVGEPVAAVVAEDRYAAADACAGVEVEYDPLPAVSDPEAALAPGAPRVHAQFPDNVALAWSWSEGDVDGAFARARTVVRLRLRNQRVAGMALEPRGCLAEFRGGALTVWAGTQTPHRLRWGLAQMLRLPESAVRVIAPDVGGGFGCKIGFYADEALCAWAARRLGRPVKLVLTRREDFLTTTQGRGQLNDVEAAVAEDGTVLALRCRTIADLGAYLESLTPYPGMLTGRLLTGPYRIPAARYELTSVFTNAMATAPYRGAGRPEATYLLERTMDEIARTIGLDPAEVRRRNLIRSEEFPYRAPSGLLYDSGQYEAALDRALAMVDYKRFRDLQHRGREEGRYLGIGFSTFMETAGVGPSKITPIFGWESATVRVEMSGKVTVLTGTSPHGQGLETAFAQIAADRLGLPMDDVAVLHGDTAVVAAGVGTFGSRSIAVGGPAVAASIDKVLDKARPIAAALLEAAADDIVFDGGRFSVRGVPDRALTLADVAAAAWAAKTLPAGLEPGLEATTVWDPPNFTFPSGTHVAVVEVDPESGGVRLLRVVAVDDCGRVINPLLVEGQIQGGLAQGLGQALWEQVAYDETGQCLTASLMDYAVPKADALPPYELDRIETPSPVNPLGAKGCGEAGTIGSTPAAVNAVIDALAPFGVTHLDMPLTAARVWSAIQQAQHSRR
- a CDS encoding ABC transporter substrate-binding protein, producing MIFRVFALLVLFVLAGAPASAQEPIRIGFVTILTGPLAAPGKDMENGIELFLQQQKTTLSGRRVELTVVDSGGQPAGTLARARELVEQRKVHVIIGPLAAFEAYAIAPYVNAQRIPTISPSAAADDLTQRKATQFFVRATSDSSQPTMPFGTYAAKTLAYRKIATIADDFAFGHEVVAGFHKAFEDAGGQIVQKLWPPLGAADQGPYIGQLRRDIDAVFIGFAGVAALRFLKQYEEAGLKGKIPVLANQTAVDEALLKNMGDEALGVVSTMHYSAALDTPANRAFAGAYRKAFGADPGYYSVGAYTAGLFLKQALEKVGGKVEDTDAFLKALRGVAIAEAPGGPIRLDKYGQPIHNIYIRRVERKEGRLQNSVIHTIENVSQFWTYPEDEFLKQPPYSRAWPPCKHC
- a CDS encoding ABC transporter substrate-binding protein — its product is MRRLGMVVVTLAALALLLVGERPTWAQRGPVKVALLVPTSGPLSANGKDMINGLELFFEEQKYRLAGREVKLIIEDDEGKPATGLTKLRGLVEGQGVHLIMGPLSAAVGYAIAPYVDGKKVPTIYPIVSSEDITQRKRSPYIVRTGWSSSQPSHPFGKWVYDNLKYRKIAMIGYDFAFGWEVAAGFQRSFEEAGGQVVQKLWPPLNTPDFAPYLAQLRRDVDAIYCVFSGADALRFSKQFDEAGLKARLPLIGGGTFTDEHVLRTMGDEVLGVVTALHYSAALPTPANKKFAAAYEAKFKQVPSYYSEGTYVAGAALRAALEATGGDIENVERFLGALRRADLSDAPRGPIRFDDYGNPVQNVYVRKVEKVGGRLQNTVFHTFPNVSQFWIYKPDEFLKNPVYSRDYPPCKHC
- a CDS encoding isochorismatase family cysteine hydrolase, which gives rise to MVSPPIRLDPKTTAVVAIDMHRGHLDPSVATLPLPAERCGPLIKRAAALFADLRRLGVPVVHVVTEYRDPGEIAANPFWKVAHDDPTKARRGILKHNLAGGAGVEVIPELRDPRDLIVRGKKRYNSFQATDLEFVLRRRLGVEALILAGINTTTCVLCAGFEATNRDFRVVIAAEAVDSMDGEEMHRFALTLMAAAIGWPLSNTEILQALGA